A stretch of Polypterus senegalus isolate Bchr_013 chromosome 3, ASM1683550v1, whole genome shotgun sequence DNA encodes these proteins:
- the akap12b gene encoding A-kinase anchor protein 12b isoform X2, whose translation MLGTITLTVGQGDPAAVAQKEEAVEKMETVQEEDTPHINGEKLMEDTSPSASEGSPVDEKLGEEEKAAEQQTTEVGFKKVFKFVGFKFTLKKDKNEKPDPVQLLTVKKEDEDASSSETEKESEAPVAEPEKSEKPSTIPEEVLEETKTETDTTTEVPAEKVNGEASESPVEAGDSPEISKEPEKSDESPTSPVLQETQSPLKRFFTQGLFSTLRKRTSFKKSKEEDQPVKLEEEKKENDEKKSPVVECESPEETSAEKLSEQVQDTEASVEGDVKEIREVISDEPKVVVPEHQILEDNADLKVALEVEEKIEDLSADSRETTVDLVVEEKAEEEAKIEAEAKTEVEASESESEKTVKEEIQSEKPMDKTEPEPELTQDALDEKLVLEESGLEDSTEIKQQVVTAEHNLLNSQEKAKLQGSPLKKLFTGTGLKKLSGKKQKTKKEEEGKVAHSSENDFDQLQSSAESAEGQKVDSLPSSPEECTEQVVAEAVVTEATGTEGDGEGATSDGERKKDGITPWASFKKLVTPKKRVKRPSESDKEDEPNEKVKGGTLSSTDSSGSAEKNEEPKASEEEQKLERSTEEPKKKVDTSVSWEALICVGSSKKRGRKTSDSDEESPKIAEETQKTEESVKGKDTIAESPITSSHEADNEAGGSSPEQGGSPSDGEGVSTWESFKRLVTPRRKAKLEDKPEEAAVNSTHEQIPSDSEIAKEESSFSLKKLIPGRRKKKSDGKPEPGLGEEAHKIPGESENGEDSDTPAVVPLSEYDATETEQVELVKDTAMKEVKHETDLVNDVVIPQVQEAAMEMELKVIVEKASENTAIDGDTAELPERNILDVDERSPSWISAKVTELVVEQKAENLSRRQQLSDIAEEESAVITKTPVEMSKQNNQEDTIADDIVELTSEAVTALDQAPEEIIAEETEMVSAVSQLSESSATSGNVTPVPEINVCEVKQTDEILQEAAEKIKLTSVVLSVTETAPLEETAVVVTSTQLVESAVESDTTQELMHREAKAVSWSTDLSTDDLEVSETRFAKTTVEVITVVMEAVSSEVAAEERIETEVVDKSIQTTENSEILVGMQGKTEEKTNICELKEEVIETFEPTLKDDVIAEMLQAPVIEERTEAQSTVKKEEFVQSSKCLSEETSTLLKPEEIPEEKKEEGISEKILEEEVVQKSEFIEVQTESVVSLGDVITDTPNVEEEGPAVSAVEDVVCTHHITVSETSPTEERVQELVEVREVADTCQAPVEEVIQSVPQEETTLINEVEVLESLETQETVFPVTVAEVEEQVVKETANDIEPLLETLQSEVIAITAEEVVSTALVNAYAEQMKHEIVPPCKDEHEVSETTAVVVGPEVEAATDIVLEEVVQKEMGEDAVIMTDTAPVCSKEILDEKQEEIEAATVSTAPTELQECNIQTLAIEKQSKIIAENIIQNVVESFTERVTECYEKKDCTESEAKPELEGTDGPEQVTESMDSLVVIKLGSDVHQEEPVHVESKSEEPFVIVKPTGESEMEEEIHVSTENQETLIEMAEHRHLTSPEDTVKESEPDAAGISSEIKDDVEVKVQEEVEVDPSKNVIQEADESCNQNAEADTVCEGEVEEVIGETKDNKIVQLEDSETQGAMEQEDSKEFVNKPESYSGDQEQVHDDIDDSLVHLSEEVQPQEMDKPEMDVCHRAVEINEEVKGVPVENQEELQCERLVEEGDKGNNVVSQSTSHDEVSDGVQSQHETITQTESEVKFTPAETVALLDTVDKEIISKDVESQELMVQEGESEPYAEEIVNDKTKEKEDTERLEHQVEGDQEPETVECVAADEPHVVAQEKDSHELTLESEIEKDTPVDVPKSEILASEELSELKEKDQQLITDPEKTCSDDVHDVTESQTTAGTEKNQTEKEEEKGREQTSEAKGVLIQTQEAESTQSNEALPQVTVGKESEVERIQEAKEEEEKDLAKSEPSSDAVAEHHCQNAVQQIVTS comes from the coding sequence TTGGTCAAGGTGACCCTGCTGCAGTTGCACAGAAAGAAGAAGCAGTGGAGAAAATGGAAACTGTGCAGGAGGAAGATACTCCTcacataaatggagaaaagttaaTGGAAGATACTTCACCATCTGCAAGTGAAGGTTCGCCAGTGGATGAAAAACTTGGAGAGGAGGAAAAGGCAGCAGAACAACAAACCACTGAAGTGGGATTTAAAAAGGTCTTTAAATTTGTGGGCTTTAAGTTTACACTGAAGAAAGATAAGAATGAGAAGCCTGATCCAGTTCAGTTGTTGACTGTTAAAAAAGAAGATGAGGATGCCAGCAGCTCAGAAACAGAGAAGGAATCTGAGGCACCTGTTGCAGAaccagaaaaaagtgaaaaacccAGTACAATACCAGAAGAAGTTCTTGAAGAAACAAAGACAGAAACTGATACCACTACTGAAGTCCCAGCTGAAAAAGTTAATGGAGAAGCCAGCGAAAGCCCAGTTGAAGCAGGAGACAGTCCAGAAATAAGTAAAGAACCAGAAAAGTCAGATGAATCTCCAACTAGTCCAGTTCTTCAAGAGACACAATCTCCCCTTAAAAGGTTTTTCACCCAAGGACTATTTTCAActttaagaaaaagaacaagttttaaaaagtcaaaagaagaagatcaGCCTGTTAAGCttgaagaggaaaagaaagaaaatgatgaaaaaaaatccCCTGTAGTAGAATGCGAAAGTCCAGAAGAAACTAGTGCAGAAAAGTTGAGTGAACAGGTGCAAGACACAGAAGCATCGGTGGAAGGAGATGTTAAGGAAATTAGAGAAGTTATTTCAGATGAACCAAAAGTTGTAGTTCCGGAGCACCAAATTTTAGAGGATAATGCTGATCTGAAAGTTGCACTTGAAGTGGAAGAGAAAATAGAAGACCTAAGTGCTGATTCAAGAGAAACCACAGTTGATCTTGTTGTAGAGGAAAAAGCTGAAGAAGAAGCAAAAATTGAAGCAGAGGCAAAAACTGAAGTAGAAGCTTCAGAATCTGAAAGTGAAAAAACTGTGAAAGAGGAGATTCAGTCTGAAAAACCTATGGACAAAACCGAACCTGAACCAGAGTTGACACAAGATGCATTAGATGAGAAGCTTGTTCTGGAGGAGTCAGGTCTGGAAGACAGTACCGAAATCAAACAGCAAGTTGTAACTGCCGAACACAATCTGTTAAACTCTCAGGAAAAAGCCAAACTTCAGGGTAGTCCCCTGAAAAAGCTTTTTACAGGTACTGGTCTTAAAAAACTATCAGGAAAAAAgcagaaaactaaaaaagaagaagaggggAAGGTTGCACATTCATCTGAAAATGATTTTGATCAGCTGCAATCATCTGCAGAATCAGCTGAGGGTCAGAAAGTGGATAGCTTGCCATCATCCCCGGAAGAATGTACAGAACAAGTTGTGGCTGAAGCTGTTGTAACAGAGGCGACTGGAACTGAAGGAGATGGAGAAGGTGCTACTTCtgatggagagagaaagaaggatggCATCACTCCATGGGCTTCTTTCAAAAAACTAGTCACACCAAAAAAGCGTGTAAAAAGACCTTCTGAGAGTGACAAAGAAGATGAGccaaatgaaaaggtaaaaggtGGAACTTTGTCTTCAACAGACAGTTCTGGAtctgctgaaaaaaatgaagagcctAAAGCAAGTGAGGAGGAACAGAAGCTGGAGCGAAGCACAGAAGAACCCAAAAAGAAAGTTGACACCTCAGTTTCTTGGGAAGCTCTTATTTGTGTTGGTTCATCTAAAAAGAGAGGCAGGAAAACATCAGATTCGGATGAGGAGTCACCAAAAATAGCAGAGGAAACTCAAAAGACAGAGGAATCTGTAAAGGGTAAGGATACAATTGCAGAATCTCCTATAACAAGCTCCCATGAAGCAGATAATGAAGCAGGTGGATCATCTCCAGAACAAGGTGGAAGTCCTTCTGACGGGGAAGGGGTGTCTACATGGGAATCTTTTAAAAGACTGGTAACACCAAGAAGAAAAGCCAAGTTAGAAGATAAGCCAGAAGAGGCTGCAGTAAATTCCACACATGAGCAAATTCCTTCCGATAGTGAAATTGCAAAAGAGGAGTCTtcattttcattaaagaaattaatACCAGGGCGCAGGAAGAAAAAATCTGATGGTAAACCTGAACCAGGTCTAGGAGAGGAAGCACACAAAATCCCAGGAGAATCAGAAAACGGAGAAGACTCTGATACCCCAGCAGTAGTCCCATTATCAGAGTATGATGCCACAGAGACAGAGCAAGTTGAGCTAGTGAAGGACACCGCTATGAAAGAAGTAAAACATGAGACTGATCTGGTAAATGATGTTGTAATCCCGCAAGTTCAGGAAGCAGCCATGGAAATGGAACTTAAGGTGATAGTGGAGAAAGCAAGTGAAAATACAGCAATAGATGGAGATACTGCTGAACTTCCTGAGAGGAATATATTGGATGTTGATGAAAGATCACCATCGTGGATATCAGCTAAAGTTACGGAACTGGTAGTTGAGCAAAAAGCCGAGAATTTAAGCAGACGCCAACAGCTAAGTGATATAGCTGAAGAAGAATCTGCTGTGATCACTAAAACACCAGTAGAGATGTCAAAGCAGAATAATCAAGAAGACACCATTGCTGATGATATAGTTGAGTTGACATCGGAAGCAGTTACTGCATTAGATCAAGCACCTGAAGAAATAATTGCAGAAGAGACTGAAATGGTGTCAGCAGTGTCCCAGCTAAGCGAGTCATCTGCAACATCAGGCAATGTAACCCCTGTTCcagaaataaatgtttgtgaAGTGAAACAAACAGATGAGATATTGCAGGAAGCTGCTGAAAAGATTAAACTGACTTCTGTTGTACTCTCAGTCACAGAGACTGCTCCTTTAGAAGAAACAGCTGTGGTTGTAACTTCAACACAACTTGTGGAATCAGCAGTTGAAAGTGATACAACTCAAGAATTGATGCACAGAGAAGCAAAGGCAGTTTCGTGGTCAACTGATCTGTCCACGGATGACCTTGAAGTGTCTGAAACACGGTTTGCAAAAACCACAGTTGAAGTAATTACTGTGGTAATGGAAGCAGTTTCTTCAGAGGTAGCTGCTGAAGAAAGAATAGAGACAGAAGTAGTCGATAAATCAATCCAGACAAcagaaaattctgaaatattaGTGGGAATGcaaggaaaaacagaagaaaaaactaatatttgtgaactgaaagaagaagtaaTTGAGACTTTTGAACCTACACTCAAGGATGATGTTATTGCAGAGATGCTACAAGCCCCAGTAATTGAGGAACGAACTGAAGCACAGTCCACAGTGAAGAAAGAAGAATTTGTACAATCCTCAAAATGTTTGTCAGAAGAAACCTCTACTCTGTTGAAGCCAGAAGAAATTCCTGAAGAGAAGAAAGAAGAGGGAATATCTGAAAAGATTTTAGAAGAAGAGGTAGTGCAAAAGAGTGAGTTCATTGAAGTGCAGACAGAGAGTGTAGTTTCTTTGGGAGATGTAATCACAGACACTCCAAATGTAGAAGAAGAAGGCCCTGCTGTGTCAGCTGTTGAAGATGTTGTCTGTACCCATCATATAACTGTTAGTGAAACCTCACCAACAGAAGAAAGGGTGCAGGAACTTGTGGAAGTCAGAGAGGTTGCAGATACTTGCCAGGCCCCAGTTGAAGAAGTTATCCAGTCTGTACCACAGGAAGAAACTACCTTAATTAATGAAGTTGAAGTGCTGGAAAGCTTGGAGACACAGGAAACTGTGTTTCCTGTAACTGTAGCTGAGGTAGAAGAACAGGTTGTGAAAGAAACTGCTAATGATATTGAACCACTATTAGAAACATTACAGTCTGAAGTGATAGCGATAACAGCTGAAGAAGTTGTCTCAACTGCACTAGTAAATGCCTATGCTGAGCAGATGAAACATGAAATTGTCCCACCATGCAAAGATGAACACGAAGTCTCTGAAACCACAGCTGTAGTAGTAGGACCAGAAGTTGAAGCTGCAACAGACATTGTACTTGAAGAAGTAGTTCAAAAAGAGATGGGAGAAGATGCTGTGATCATGACAGATACAGCACCAGTCTGCTCTAAAGAAATATTGGATGAGAAGCAAGAGGAAATAGAAGCAGCCACAGTGTCTACAGCTCCAACAGAGCTACAGGAGTGTAATATACAGACATTAGCAATTGAGAAACAGAGTAAAATCATAGCTGAAAATATAATTCAGAATGTTGTTGAAAGTTTTACAGAAAGAGTGACCGAATGTTATGAAAAGAAAGATTGTACTGAATCGGAGGCAAAGCCTGAACTGGAAGGTACCGATGGACCTGAACAAGTCACAGAAAGCATGGACAGCTTAGTAGTGATAAAGCTTGGGTCTGATGTCCATCAAGAAGAACCTGTCCATGTTGAAAGTAAAAGTGAAGAGCCATTTGTCATAGTTAAACCGACAGGTGAATCTGAGATGGAGGAAGAAATTCATGTTAGCACAGAAAATCAAGAAACACTAATTGAGATGGCAGAGCACAGACATTTGACAAGCCCTGAAGATACAGTCAAAGAAAGCGAACCTGATGCAGCAGGAATTTCAAGTGAAATAAAAGATGACGTTGAAGTGAAAGTCCAAGAGGAAGTGGAGGTGGATCCAAGCAAAAATGTGATTCAGGAAGCTGATGAAAGCTGCAACCAAAATGCTGAAGCAGACACAGTTTGTGAAGGTGAAGTAGAAGAAGTCATTGGTGAAACAAAAGATAACAAAATTGTGCAGTTAGAAGATTCTGAAACTCAGGGAGCCATGGAGCAAGAAGACAGCAAAGAATTTGTAAACAAACCTGAGAGCTACTCTGGGGACCAAGAACAAGTTCATGATGATATAGATGATAGTCTTGTTCATTTATCTGAGGAAGTACAGCCACAGGAAATGGATAAGCCTGAGATGGATGTGTGTCATAGAGCAGTGGAAATTAATGAAGAAGTTAAAGGAGTTCCTGTTGAAAATCAAGAAGAATTGCAATGTGAAAGGTTAGTGGAAGAGGGCGACAAGGGTAACAATGTAGTTAGTCAGTCAACAAGCCATGATGAAGTATCAGATGGTGTTCAGTCCCAGCATGAAACCATAACACAAACtgaaagtgaggtaaaatttacACCAGCGGAAACTGTTGCATTACTAGATACAGTTGATAAGGAAATAATCTCAAAAGATGTAGAGAGTCAAGAATTGATGGTACAAGAAGGAGAAAGTGAGCCGTATGCAGAAGAGATTGTGAATGATAAGACAAAAGAGAAAGAAGATACAGAAAGACTTGAACATCAAGTAGAGGGTGACCAGGAGCCAGAAACAGTGGAATGTGTAGCTGCTGATGAACCACATGTTGTTGCACAGGAGAAGGATAGTCATGAGTTGACCCTCGAAAGTGAAATCGAAAAGGATACCCCAGTAGATGTTCCGAAGAGTGAAATCTTGGCTTCAGAAGAGCTTTCAGAATTGAAGGAAAAAGATCAGCAGTTGATTACAGATCCAGAGAAAACATGTAGTGATGATGTTCACGATGTGACGGAATCTCAGACAACAGCAGGAACAGAAAAGAATCAGACGGAAAAGGAGGAGGAAAAAGGTAGAGAGCAAACATCAGAAGCAAAAGGTGTACTAATTCAGACACAAGAAGCAGAAAGTACACAGAGTAATGAAGCTCTACCACAAGTCACAGTAGGAAAAGAATCTGAGGTGGAGAGAATCCAGGAAGctaaagaagaggaggagaaagaTTTGGCAAAATCAGAACCCAGTTCGGATGCAGTGGCTGAGCACCATTGTCAAAATGCTGTACAACAGATAGTGACATCATGA